The Thalassotalea sp. 273M-4 genome includes a region encoding these proteins:
- a CDS encoding M23 family metallopeptidase, with translation MSLTVLYRGRNVRFTVKLAKPLWISIIASFALVSGLVVHWSLKPAVLPEYLQVAQQATMETNALNEIPSELSNEQITALTIKLADLQSHVLRLNALSERLAEEAEIPKEEFHLESSPSSGGPALEDAGLEFFSEQALTDQVNLLSEQIQQQDNQLNMLESLALGHHIQNNSYLSGRPIDEGWLSSNYGVRKDPFNGRPAMHKGVDFAGKEGANVIATGSGVVTWSGDRHGYGNLVEIDHGAGFKTRYGHNKALLVKVGDVVSKGQAIATMGSTGRSTGPHVHYEILRGDKHINPTKYVYRKSKN, from the coding sequence ATGAGTTTAACAGTTTTATATCGAGGACGTAATGTCCGTTTTACGGTAAAGTTAGCCAAACCACTTTGGATCAGTATCATTGCCAGCTTTGCCTTGGTATCTGGTTTGGTGGTTCATTGGTCGCTGAAACCGGCCGTGTTACCCGAATACTTACAAGTTGCTCAACAAGCAACCATGGAAACAAACGCGCTAAATGAGATTCCTAGCGAATTAAGCAATGAACAAATCACGGCTTTAACCATTAAACTCGCTGATTTGCAATCGCACGTATTGCGTCTTAATGCATTGAGTGAGCGTTTAGCCGAAGAAGCCGAAATTCCAAAAGAAGAGTTTCACTTAGAGTCGTCACCATCTTCTGGTGGCCCGGCTTTAGAAGATGCTGGCTTGGAGTTTTTCTCTGAGCAAGCGTTAACCGACCAGGTGAATTTGCTCAGTGAACAGATTCAGCAACAAGATAATCAGCTAAACATGCTTGAATCTTTGGCACTTGGTCACCATATACAAAATAATAGTTATTTGTCTGGCCGTCCGATAGATGAGGGCTGGTTATCTTCTAACTATGGTGTTCGTAAAGACCCTTTTAATGGCAGACCGGCGATGCATAAAGGCGTCGACTTTGCTGGCAAAGAAGGTGCCAATGTTATTGCAACAGGTTCTGGTGTTGTAACATGGTCTGGTGATCGTCATGGTTATGGTAATTTAGTAGAAATAGATCATGGTGCTGGCTTTAAAACCAGATATGGGCATAATAAAGCGCTATTAGTAAAGGTTGGTGACGTGGTGAGTAAAGGCCAAGCGATTGCAACCATGGGCAGCACTGGTCGTTCAACGGGGCCACATGTTCATTATGAGATTCTTCGTGGCGATAAACATATCAATCCAACGAAATATGTTTATCGAAAGTCTAAGAATTAG
- the secA gene encoding preprotein translocase subunit SecA has protein sequence MFVKLITKMFGSRNDRLLKQMNKDVKKINALEPTIQAYTDEELQAKTAEFKERLAQGESLKDILPEAFAVVREASVRVFGMRHFDVQLIGGMVLQEGKIAEMRTGEGKTLTATLPSYLNALTGKGVHVITVNDYLAKRDADWSRPLFEFLGLTVGCNIPNISPQEKQQAYQADITYGTNNEFGFDYLRDNMAFSPSQRVQRPLHYAVVDEVDSILIDEARTPLVISGQAEDSSDLYRMIDTIVPLLEQQEKEDEEGEESTGDFTVDEKSKQVFLTERGQVRVEEILKERDLLAEEDSLYGAGNISLLHHVMAALRAHKLFIKDVDYIVKDGEIVIVDEHTGRTMEGRRWSEGLHQAVEAKEHVSIQNENQTLASITFQNYFRIYEKLAGMTGTADTEAFEFNHIYGLETVVIPTNRPMIRNDMADLIYLTAEEKYEAIIADIQDCVERGQPVLVGTISIETSEYLSTILKKAKIKHKVLNAKFHAEEAEIVANAGRVGAVTIATNMAGRGTDIVLGGNLSAEIAKLTDPTEEAIAKLTEQWQQEHEKVLELGGLHIVATERHESRRIDNQLRGRSGRQGDPGSTRFYLSMEDGLMRIFASERIAGMMRKLGMERGEAIEHPWVTRSIENAQRKVEGRNFDIRKQLLEYDDVANDQRKVIYEQRNELLDEGDIGETIAAIREDVLRGLISQHIPPQSLEEMWDVEGLEERLKGELLLELPIRKWLDEDDKLHEESLTERILKEIEDAYKAKEEQVGADVLRQFEKAVMLQSLDSHWKEHLAAMDHLRQGIHLRGYAQKNPKQEYKKESFQLFSDMLENLKYDVVTILSKVRIQQESDVEAVEEQHRKTDEAPKQFTHQTSGHASDENQVKRVGRNEPCPCGSGKKYKQCHGKLA, from the coding sequence ATGTTTGTAAAATTAATAACAAAAATGTTTGGTAGCCGAAATGACCGTCTACTTAAACAAATGAACAAAGATGTTAAAAAAATTAATGCTTTAGAACCTACCATCCAAGCCTATACGGATGAGGAACTGCAAGCGAAAACCGCAGAATTCAAAGAGCGTTTGGCGCAAGGGGAAAGCTTAAAAGACATTTTACCTGAAGCATTTGCCGTTGTGCGTGAAGCCAGTGTTCGTGTTTTTGGTATGCGTCATTTTGACGTTCAGCTTATTGGTGGTATGGTGCTGCAAGAAGGTAAAATTGCCGAAATGCGCACAGGTGAAGGTAAAACCTTAACCGCAACCTTACCGTCATATCTTAACGCCTTAACGGGCAAAGGTGTTCACGTTATCACGGTGAATGACTATCTCGCAAAACGTGATGCCGACTGGTCTCGTCCTTTATTTGAATTCTTGGGCCTGACGGTTGGCTGTAACATCCCAAATATTTCACCTCAAGAAAAGCAACAAGCTTATCAAGCCGATATCACCTATGGTACCAACAATGAGTTTGGTTTTGATTATTTGCGCGATAACATGGCCTTTTCACCATCACAACGTGTGCAACGCCCGCTTCACTATGCGGTTGTTGATGAAGTTGACTCCATCTTAATCGATGAAGCTCGCACGCCATTGGTTATTTCTGGTCAAGCTGAAGATAGCTCTGATTTATATCGCATGATCGACACAATAGTGCCTTTGCTCGAGCAGCAAGAGAAAGAAGATGAAGAGGGTGAAGAAAGCACCGGTGATTTCACCGTCGATGAAAAATCTAAGCAGGTGTTTTTAACCGAACGCGGGCAAGTGCGTGTTGAAGAGATTTTAAAAGAGCGTGATCTGCTGGCAGAAGAAGACTCGCTCTACGGTGCCGGTAATATTTCATTACTGCATCATGTTATGGCGGCCTTACGAGCGCACAAACTGTTTATTAAAGACGTTGATTACATTGTAAAAGACGGTGAAATTGTCATTGTTGATGAACACACAGGCCGAACAATGGAAGGTCGTCGTTGGTCTGAAGGTTTGCACCAAGCTGTTGAAGCGAAAGAGCATGTCAGCATTCAAAATGAAAACCAAACTTTAGCGTCTATTACCTTTCAAAACTACTTCCGTATTTATGAAAAGCTTGCTGGTATGACGGGCACCGCCGACACAGAAGCCTTCGAATTTAATCATATTTATGGTTTAGAAACGGTGGTGATCCCAACGAACCGTCCAATGATTCGTAACGATATGGCTGACCTAATTTATCTGACAGCCGAAGAAAAATACGAAGCCATTATTGCCGATATTCAAGATTGTGTAGAACGTGGGCAACCCGTTTTAGTGGGTACCATCAGTATTGAAACTTCGGAATACTTATCAACAATTTTAAAGAAAGCCAAAATCAAGCATAAGGTGTTGAACGCTAAATTCCATGCCGAAGAGGCCGAAATTGTTGCCAATGCTGGTCGAGTAGGTGCGGTAACTATCGCTACTAACATGGCAGGTCGTGGTACAGATATTGTGTTAGGTGGTAATTTGTCGGCTGAAATCGCCAAATTGACTGATCCTACCGAAGAAGCCATTGCCAAGTTAACCGAACAATGGCAACAAGAACACGAAAAAGTATTAGAGTTAGGTGGTTTGCATATTGTTGCCACTGAGCGACATGAATCTCGTCGTATTGATAACCAATTACGTGGTCGTTCAGGTCGTCAAGGTGATCCGGGCTCAACACGTTTTTATCTGTCAATGGAAGACGGTTTGATGCGTATTTTCGCATCAGAACGAATTGCCGGAATGATGCGTAAACTGGGAATGGAACGTGGCGAGGCTATCGAACACCCTTGGGTTACCCGCTCAATTGAAAACGCACAGCGTAAAGTAGAAGGTCGTAACTTCGATATTCGTAAACAATTACTTGAATACGATGATGTCGCCAATGATCAACGCAAAGTGATTTACGAGCAACGTAATGAACTGCTCGATGAAGGCGATATTGGTGAAACCATTGCGGCAATTCGTGAAGATGTTTTACGAGGTTTGATCAGCCAACATATTCCACCCCAGTCACTTGAGGAAATGTGGGATGTTGAAGGGCTAGAAGAGCGCTTAAAAGGCGAGTTGTTATTAGAACTTCCTATTAGAAAATGGCTAGATGAAGACGACAAACTTCATGAAGAATCGTTAACCGAGCGCATCTTAAAAGAGATTGAAGACGCATATAAAGCCAAAGAAGAGCAAGTTGGTGCAGATGTATTACGCCAATTTGAAAAAGCGGTTATGTTGCAAAGCCTTGATTCACATTGGAAAGAGCACTTAGCAGCGATGGATCACTTACGTCAAGGCATTCATTTACGCGGCTATGCTCAGAAGAACCCAAAACAGGAATATAAGAAAGAATCTTTCCAATTGTTTAGCGATATGCTTGAAAATCTTAAGTACGATGTCGTTACCATCTTGTCGAAGGTTCGTATTCAACAAGAATCGGATGTTGAAGCGGTAGAAGAACAGCACCGTAAAACAGACGAGGCACCAAAGCAGTTTACTCATCAAACTAGCGGTCATGCTAGCGATGAAAACCAAGTTAAACGGGTTGGTCGCAATGAACCGTGTCCATGTGGCTCGGGTAAAAAATACAAACAATGTCACGGTAAATTAGCTTAG
- the mutT gene encoding 8-oxo-dGTP diphosphatase MutT has translation MKHIHVAVGVIYKDCKFFLTKRHEHAHQGGKWEFPGGKVEAQESVHQALHRELQEEVDIDVLAVKPMIDVTHDYGDKQVRLEVFLVDQFVGEPNALEGQQQGWFSFSEILTLDFPAANLAIIDKLRTMELA, from the coding sequence ATGAAACATATACATGTCGCCGTCGGCGTAATTTATAAAGACTGCAAATTTTTTCTTACTAAAAGACATGAGCATGCCCACCAGGGGGGCAAATGGGAATTTCCTGGCGGTAAAGTTGAGGCGCAAGAAAGTGTCCATCAAGCACTGCACAGAGAGTTACAGGAAGAAGTAGACATTGATGTGTTGGCGGTTAAGCCGATGATCGATGTGACTCATGACTACGGTGACAAACAGGTAAGGTTGGAAGTGTTTTTAGTTGATCAATTTGTTGGTGAGCCCAATGCACTGGAAGGTCAGCAACAAGGTTGGTTCAGCTTTAGTGAAATACTTACCTTAGACTTTCCCGCAGCCAATTTAGCGATTATCGACAAACTACGAACGATGGAGTTGGCTTAG
- a CDS encoding LysR family transcriptional regulator, whose translation MAVQTPIRGLRSFCIAARCLSFKHAASQLFLTPSAVSHQIKQLEQQLGMVLFKRQTRAIELTNAGKQFYNAIHPIISDLESTISEFSNAQQNTTISISLPEFFASELFVPKLSEWTRLNPEINLQLETVKTDAKKIASTDLSVVLANGKPNGSIVTELFPIRYVPACNKRLYRKWASQGYRALQHVPLILHQSRPWAWHQWADKFNILDFEPKQIIQFDSMFGVARAAQQGMGIALIPMPISHSWFKEQLLVRLYDNELLTNDRYFLLQHQSLENSPEMKKFAHWVSDNFCSLY comes from the coding sequence ATGGCTGTTCAAACTCCTATTCGTGGTTTACGTTCTTTTTGTATTGCGGCTCGCTGTTTAAGTTTTAAACACGCTGCCTCGCAGCTGTTTTTAACGCCTTCAGCGGTAAGCCACCAAATAAAACAATTAGAACAACAATTAGGTATGGTGTTGTTTAAACGTCAAACTCGGGCCATTGAACTAACCAATGCGGGTAAGCAGTTTTATAACGCGATTCACCCTATTATTTCTGATCTTGAGTCTACGATTTCTGAGTTTTCTAATGCTCAGCAAAATACAACAATAAGCATCAGCTTGCCGGAGTTTTTTGCCAGTGAGTTATTTGTGCCTAAATTAAGCGAGTGGACCCGTTTAAACCCTGAAATTAACTTGCAGTTGGAAACGGTAAAAACCGACGCTAAAAAAATCGCCAGCACAGACTTGTCAGTGGTATTAGCAAACGGGAAACCAAACGGCAGTATCGTTACTGAGCTGTTTCCGATTCGCTACGTCCCTGCGTGTAACAAACGATTATATCGCAAGTGGGCAAGTCAAGGTTATCGAGCATTGCAACATGTCCCTTTGATCTTGCATCAATCGAGACCTTGGGCATGGCATCAGTGGGCCGATAAATTCAATATTTTAGATTTTGAACCAAAGCAGATCATCCAATTCGATAGCATGTTTGGCGTTGCTCGCGCCGCGCAACAGGGGATGGGGATTGCTCTTATTCCCATGCCGATAAGCCACAGTTGGTTCAAAGAGCAATTATTAGTGCGGTTGTACGACAATGAACTTCTAACTAATGATCGCTACTTTTTGTTGCAACATCAAAGTCTCGAAAACTCACCAGAGATGAAAAAGTTTGCGCACTGGGTTAGTGACAACTTTTGCTCGCTGTATTGA
- the lpxC gene encoding UDP-3-O-acyl-N-acetylglucosamine deacetylase produces the protein MIKQRTIKQNVSTTGVGLHKGEKVQITLRPAPANTGIIFRRVDLNPHVDIPARPEAVGETTLCTCLVNEQGVQVSTVEHLLAALAGLGIDNLIVEVDSPEIPIMDGSSLPFVYLIQSVGIEDVNAPKKFLRIIKTIRVEEGDKWAELRAHEGFKVNFAIDFDHPVIANTAQTMSMDLSSHSFIKEISRARTFGFMKDIEYLRSHNLALGGSLENAIVLDEYRMLNPDELRYDDEFVKHKILDAIGDLYMSGVSILGELNAYKSGHGLNNLLLREVFKQKDSWEWVTYEDERPSPIAYQDTVLA, from the coding sequence ATGATTAAGCAACGTACGATAAAACAGAATGTTTCTACAACTGGCGTAGGTTTACACAAAGGTGAAAAGGTACAGATCACTCTCCGTCCTGCACCTGCCAATACGGGTATTATATTCCGTCGTGTTGACTTAAACCCACATGTAGATATCCCTGCGCGCCCTGAGGCCGTTGGTGAGACTACCCTGTGTACCTGTTTGGTTAATGAGCAAGGTGTTCAAGTTTCCACCGTAGAACACCTACTTGCGGCCCTTGCCGGTTTGGGGATTGATAACCTCATTGTAGAAGTTGACTCGCCAGAGATCCCAATTATGGATGGCAGTTCATTACCTTTTGTCTACTTGATTCAGTCTGTCGGTATTGAAGACGTTAATGCGCCGAAGAAGTTTTTGCGCATTATCAAAACTATTCGCGTTGAAGAAGGTGATAAATGGGCAGAGTTGCGTGCGCATGAAGGCTTTAAAGTTAATTTTGCCATCGATTTTGATCATCCGGTTATCGCAAACACAGCGCAAACGATGAGTATGGATTTGTCCAGTCACTCATTTATCAAAGAAATCAGTCGTGCTCGCACCTTTGGTTTTATGAAAGACATTGAATACTTACGATCGCACAACTTAGCCCTCGGCGGCAGTTTAGAAAATGCCATCGTACTTGACGAATATCGGATGCTAAATCCAGACGAACTTCGTTATGATGACGAGTTCGTTAAGCACAAAATCCTAGATGCAATTGGCGACTTATATATGAGTGGGGTCAGTATCTTAGGTGAATTAAATGCCTATAAATCAGGGCATGGTCTTAATAACCTATTGTTAAGAGAAGTGTTTAAACAAAAAGACAGTTGGGAATGGGTAACTTACGAAGATGAACGCCCATCGCCAATTGCATATCAGGACACGGTATTAGCCTGA
- a CDS encoding DUF721 domain-containing protein yields MKRIVKDPQDLTKLLENASSSLADFSNKTNSLKILTNIVRQICPDLPENAWQIANFHNDLVVIEANSPVWGQRLQFERNNIASQLETQTNGIFNKIEIKINPFTNRRAPIIKPQTEKLKHMSDASSAQIAEVAKNAPPGLKEKLLKLAQHANRNKNQS; encoded by the coding sequence ATGAAACGCATTGTTAAAGATCCTCAAGACTTAACAAAACTACTCGAAAATGCGAGCTCTTCATTGGCAGATTTTTCCAATAAAACCAATTCCTTAAAAATACTTACCAACATAGTACGACAAATCTGTCCAGATTTACCAGAGAATGCATGGCAAATAGCTAATTTTCACAATGACTTAGTGGTCATTGAAGCAAACTCACCTGTTTGGGGGCAAAGATTGCAATTTGAACGAAACAATATTGCAAGCCAATTAGAAACACAAACGAATGGTATATTTAACAAAATTGAAATAAAAATCAATCCTTTTACCAATCGACGTGCACCAATTATCAAACCCCAAACCGAAAAGTTAAAACACATGTCAGACGCTTCTTCTGCGCAAATTGCTGAAGTAGCAAAAAACGCGCCTCCTGGGTTAAAGGAGAAATTATTGAAACTTGCTCAACATGCGAACCGGAATAAGAACCAGTCCTAA